One part of the Vicia villosa cultivar HV-30 ecotype Madison, WI linkage group LG6, Vvil1.0, whole genome shotgun sequence genome encodes these proteins:
- the LOC131613777 gene encoding uncharacterized protein LOC131613777, with protein sequence MWWNNNVFGHVELKDEDTVKELNRLDNNSTIPDSGFLGMMHVDREAAVKKVWDSIHYKKSIQRQKARIRWIKDGDLNTRFFHNVIKVRERRNYIASALSQGGITLEGMEEIKLEVKSFSEAKFQEQVIQRPVLDEVEFKILNIEDRDRLEANFTIEEIKDVIWNCDGKGAQDQTDIIFLSLKGVGTLLGETS encoded by the coding sequence ATGTGGTGGAATAATAATGTATTCGGGCATGTGGAGCTGAAGGATGAAGATACAGTCAAAGAGTTGAACAGATTGGATAATAATTCAACAATTCCAGATTCCGGTTTTCTGGGGATGATGCATGTGGATAGGGAGGCAGCAGTGAAGAAAGTGTGGGACAGTATCCACTACAAAAAAAGCATACAAAGGCAAAAAGCGAGGATAAGATGGATAAAGGATGGAGATTTAAATACTAGGTTTTTTCATAATGTAATAAAAGTTAGGGAGAGAAGGAACTACATAGCATCAGCTTTAAGTCAAGGTGGTATAACGCTTGAAGGGATGGAGGAAATTAAGTTGGAAGTCAAAAGTTTCTCTGAGGCCAAATTCCAGGAACAAGTCATACAAAGACCGGTGCTAGATGAGGTGGAGTTCAAGATTCTCAATATTGAAGATAGAGATAGGTTGGAAGCTAATTTTACGATTGAGGAAATCAAAGATGTGATATGGAATTGCGATGGGAAAGGTGCCCAAGACCAGACGGATATAATTTTTCTTTCATTAAAAGGAGTTGGGACATTGTTGGGGGAGACATCGTGA